In the Gracilimonas sp. genome, ATGAAAACTATGTAGGAGTGATGGGTTTTCATTTATTGGAAGGTAGAAATTTCTCTCGGGAGTTAGCCAGCGACAGCTCCGCAATTATTCTGAGTACATCAGCGGTTAAAGAACTGGGACTAACCGACCCGCTTGGCGCCCGGCTTAATGACGATCTCACCGTCATCGGTGTCGTAGATGATTTCAATTTTCAAAGCCTTCAAAACGATATCGAGCCCACTGCCATCATTTATAGTCCTTCGGGCGGTGACCTTGCCATCAAGATTAATAAAGCGAATCCAAATGACTTACTTTCAGCCATTCAATCTATCTGGAGTGCGTATGATATCGCTGAACCCATGAGTTATTTTTTCCTGGATGAGCAGTTCAGGCAAATGTTCAATAACGAAAGGGCACTAGGAAAAACAATTACTTTATTCTCCATTTTTGCCCTGATCATTTCCTGTCTTGGGTTATTTGGACTGGCTTCCTACATCTGTGAGCAGCGAGCAAAAGAAATAGGGATTCGAAAAGTATTGGGTGCAGCTGTCAGTAACCTGATACTTCTGCTCAATAAAGACTTTACACGATTGATATTGATAAGTATCGCGTTAGCCGTTCCGCTTTCCTATTTCATCATGAATAAGTGGTTAGCCAATTTCGCATACAAGATTGAAATCAATCCCCTTATATATCTGATAGCGGGACTTTCTACACTACTTGTTGCCTGGGTTACAGTAAGCGGGCAAAGCATCAAGACTGCTTTTTTAAACCCGATTAAAACCTTAAGAAGTGAATAAATCATAAAACCATGCTAAAAAACTATTTTAAAATCGCCATTCGGAATCTTACACGGAACAAAGTTTTTGGCTTCATAAGCATTCTGGGGCTTGCAGTAGGAATTACCGGGGCTACACTACTTTATCTATATGTTGATAATGAACTCGGATACGATGCCTTTTATGAAAAGTCAGACCAAATCTATCGTGTTGTAGAGATAGATGACAGCCAGGGCCAGAGAACCCGGTACTACGGACAAACGGCACCTGTGCTCGGCTCGACACTGGAAGAAAACTTCCCTGAAATTGAAAAGCTGGTGAGAGTCTATCAGCCTATAGGACATGTAGATATGGAATGGAAAGGAGAGGCCCTTTCGGAGCGTAATTGGTTGATGGCAGATCCTGCTTTTTTTGAGTTATTTGATTTTGAAGTGGTTCAGGGTGACATAAGCACGGCCTTATCTGAGCCAAACTCAGTGGTCATTTCAGAGAAAAAAGCACAACAGCTTTTTGGGAATCAAAACCCTATTGGTGAAGTACTGACCTTCAGCAATTTAGGGGATAACACGGTTACGGCCGTTGTAAAAAATGTACCAGACAATTCACACCTCCAGTTTGATCTGCTTTTTTCGAGAAGAAATTCAAACATCAACTGGCAGGAATATCTTTCCAGTTGGGACCGCTATGGTGCTTATACCTACCTGCTCCTTGGAGAAGAGGCGAATATGGTATCATTCGAAACAAAGCTTGATGGCTTTATTGAAAGTCAGCAGGCTACTAATGAGAATGCCCGTAATTTCTACCTGCAACCAATTACCGACATTTATTTCAACTCGCAGGAAATCGAGTTCGGTATAGAGAGCGCTCACGGTAATATCTTTTACATCTATGTGTTCTCAGCCATTGGTATTTTCCTGTTGCTTATTGCGGGAATCAATTATATGAACCTGGCAACAGCTCTTTCTGTACAGCGCGGTAAAGAAATTGGCATAAGAAAGGCAGCAGGTGCGGAAAAGAGACAACTTATTGGGCAGTTCTTATCAGAATCGGTTGTCATTGCCTTACTGGCATGTATAGGTTCATATTTCTTGATTGAATTGCTGCTTCCCTACTTTAATCAGCTTACTGGTAAAAGTTTTAGTATCACCAGCGATTCGTTTGGATATATTGCCTTGGTACTGTTGGGTATAGGATTGTTTCTTGGAATTTCCTCCGGCAGTTACCCGGCTTTCTATCTGGCTCTGATCAAACCCATCCGTGTTTTAAAAACCAATACAGAAATTAAAGGTGGAAACCTGACGCTTCGCAAAGTGCTGGTTATAGCCCAGTTTAGCTTGTCCATCATTTTGATTATCGGAACACTGGCTGCTTACAAACAAATCGATTATATCCGAACGGCTGACCTTGGTTTCGAGGAAGAACAGATGCTGGTAATGGATATCAACAGCGGCAATACACGCGCTCGTTTTGATGCAATGAAGCAGGAAATAGCGAAACTGACCGATATCCAGGATGTAGCCGTTTCTTCACGCGTGCCGGGCGAATGGAAAAATATTACCCAGACCTTTACCAGGTCCGGGCAAAGCAGTACGGCAGATTCTGTTCAAACCTACTTTATGAGTTTTGATGAGGATATGCTACAACTCTACAATATCAACCTCGTTTCCGGCAGGAACTTTACCGGCAACAAGTTGACCGATTCCCTGACCGTATTACTTAATCAAACGGCTGTCAAAGCTCTTAACCTGGATGAACCTATCGGAAAGACCCTGCGGCTAACCGGTGTTGAGGAACCGGTACGTGTAGTTGGTGTGGTGGAAGACTTTAACTACCAGTCGCTCCATCAGCAGGTAGCTCCTCTGTTGATAGGGTACTGGGCTAATCCAGTGCAGTCAATTGATTACTTTTCAGTGAAATTTTCTGCTAAAGCTAATATACCGGCAGCTATAGAAGAACTTAAGAAGATTCACGGACAATTTGATCCAGCCTCAGCGATGGAGTACCATTTTCTGGATCAGCAGATTGAACAAATGTACCAAGCGGATGTGCGAGCCGGGAGATTGTTTGCCATCGGAGGAGGAGTTACCATATTTATCGCGTGCCTTGGGCTGTTTGGTCTGGCTTTATTCAGTACCCAGCAACGAATAAAAGAGATTGGAATCCGCAAAGTACTTGGCGCCACTACTCCTCAAATTTTAATGCTTTTAACTACTGACTTCATGAAACTGGTGGCTATAGCTTTTTTGCTTGCTATACCTGTTGGCTGGATTGTGATGAACAACTGGCTACAGAACTTTGCCTACCATGCTGATCTGGGAATAGGCATTTTCGTGCTTGGCGGCCTGGGAGTCTTGATTATTAGTTTGTTGACTGTGAGTTCTCAGTCTATAAAAGCTTCAATGTCTAACCCTATTAAAAGTTTAAGAAGTGAATAAATTATAAAACCATGCTAAAAAACTACTTCAAAATTGCCTTTCGAAACCTGTTTAAGAACAAGGTGTATTCTTTTATTAACATATTTGGGCTGGCTGTTGGAATTGCCTGCTGTTTGCTTATTGGACTCTATGTTCATAATGAATGGAGTTATGATGAATTTCACTCCAGCTCCGACCGATTATACCGGGCGTGGGTCCATGAAGATTATGGAAATGATGAGATTTACTTCAATTCCGTAACGCCACTGATTCTGGCCTCTACTCTTGAGAATAACATTCCGGAAGTGGAAAAAACCAGCCGGTTTGCCAGTTTCTCTAATCTCGTAAAGAAACCCGATCAAACAGAATCTACTTCAGAAATCATTTCCATTGCAGACCCCTCATTCTTTGAAATGTTTGACTTTGAGATTATCCGGGGAGATGTAGCTTCCTTCAAAGATAATCCAGGTACAGTTATAATAACTGAACGAATAGCCCAACAATTTTTTGGCGAAGAGAATCCCGTTCAGCAGACTCTAAGTATTCAAATTGGAGAAACATTCAATAATTTTACAGTCGTTGCCGTAGCTGAAGATCCTCCAACCAACTCTAGTATTCAGTTTAATATCCTCATCCCTTTTTCTAACGATACAAAGATTTATAGTAACGGTGCATTAACAAATTGGTTCAACGTGTCGGCAGAGACCTATGTATTGCTCAGAGAGAAAAGCCAAATGGACGAAATCGACAAAAAGATGCAATCCATGATGATCACTGAATTAGGTAATCGCTATGGAGATGAATTTAATCAAGGTGACCTGTCTTATACCGTAGGATTACAACCCATTACCGATATACATCTGAACACAGATATCCCCGTCGGCATAGCAAATGTAAGCGACCCCGTTTACTCATATATTTTGGGTGGAATTGCATTACTTATTCTTCTCATTGCCTGTGTTAATTTTATTACACTTGCTATCAGTCGCTCTACTTCCCGGGCAAAAGAAGTTGGGGTCCGTAAAACAATTGGAGCCGTTCGCCAACACATTATGTTCCAATTTTGGGGAGAAGCTCTTTTAATGACTTTCTTTGCATTAGCAACAGGAATTTTGTTCGCTGAGCTGCTGCTACCCCAATTCAACATGTTATCAGGTACTAAATTACAGCTTACGTTTAGCGGAAGCTTCATCATCTACTTTCTGATTGGTGCTTTTGTAGTCAGCTTAATAGCGGGTATTTATCCGGCACTTGTACTATCAGGGTTCAAACCCGTTGAAGTACTAAAAGGCAGATTAAATTTATCAGGTGATAAAAATTCGTTTCGGCAAAGCATGGTTGTTTTTCAGTTCACGCTTTCAATAGCCTTAATAGCAGGAACCTTGATTATTACGAAGCAACTGGATTATTTGCGGTCTACCGATCTTGGGTATCAAAAAGAACAGGTCGTAGTGCTAACGACGGATCTGAATGCAGGCCCCGGAACACCTTTGATGAAAACGATCGAAGATGGTATGCGCCTTAAAGAGCGACTGGAATCAGAATTAGCCAATACCCCTGAAATCACTTCATTTAGTTTATCCTCATTTACCCCGGTTCAATCTGGTGGGTGGATTTCAGCTGATTTCAGAGATCAAAATGAGCAAAAACGATATTTCAATTTTAACATTGTTGATCACGTCTTTCTGGATACTTATGAAATAAACATTTTATCGGGAAGGAATTTTTCAATTAATAATCCGTCTGACCAAAGAAGAGCCATTCTTGTCAATCAGGCTCTGGTTGATGACTATGGATGGCAGAACCCAATCGGGCAACGCCTGCCAGGACCTAATTTTGAAGACCACGAAATCATTGGCGTTATTGAAAACTTTCATTACGAATCACTACACAAAGAAGTTGAGCCTCTCGCGTTAACTATTAATCCGAATATATTATTCAGTGGGATTGAAAATGTTGGTTTTAATGCATCGCCAACACCCAGGATTTCCATACGGTTTACTTCCGAAAACCTCCCGTCTCTCATGAGTCAAATAGAAGAAAGCTGGACATTGGCAGCTGCAGGAACCCCATTTAATTATACCTTTGTAGACCAGGCTGTAGACAATCAGTACCAGCAGGAGGAACGGCTCAGTAAAATTGTATTCTTCGGATCCGCCCTTGCCATAATCATTGCCTGCCTGGGATTATTCGGACTTGCATCACTTATGGTGATCAGGCGAACCAAGGAAATTGGAGTTCGTAAAGTGTTGGGAGCTTCTTCAGGTCATATTGTTTTCTTATTGAATAAAGAATTCACCAAACTAGTAGCCATCGCTTTTGTAATTGCTTCTCCTATTGCATGGTATGGCATGAATATCTGGCTGCAAGATTTTGCCTATCGTATCGAATTGGGAGTTGGCATTTTCCTTATTTCAGGATTGCTTACTTTAGTCGTTGCATGGTTTACGGTAAGCTATCAGTCCGTTAAAGCAACATTAATCAATCCTACCGAAAGCTTAAGAAGTGAATAAATAATAGCTAATTGCTTCATCTTAGAATATTATGATTAGAAATTACATCAAGATTGCATTTCGTCACCTAGTAAAAAATAAATCTTACACTTTTATCAATACAGTGGGCTTGGGAGTTGGGCTTGCAGCCTGCATCATTATTGGCTTGTGGGTGAATTATGAGCTGAGTTATGACGATTATCATACTGACTCAGAACGAATATACCGAGTACTTAATGGAGATATTGCAGCAACTCCACCTACCTTAGCCCCTGCTCTCAAAAATGACTACCCAGAAATTGTCCAAGATGTTGTACGGTTCTGGCCGATTAAGTCACCTTCAGATATCATTTCTAAGGACAAACAATTTGCCGAAAGAAATATCACTTTTACTGATCCTGAAATCTTCAATGTATTTACTCACCCGCTGGTTCTGGGAAATAAGGAAACAGCTCTTTCTTCTTCGAATCAAATTGTAATCAGTGAGTCGATGGCTGAGAAATATTTTAGTACAGAAAGTCCTCTTGGAAAAACCCTGACCATGTGGGGCCGTGACTTAGAAGTGACCGGCGTCTTTGAAGACGTGCCATTAAATTCACATCACCGCTACGAATTTTTGGTTCCAATCGAATTGCTGGAAACATTTATGGGCAGTATGATGGAGAATTGGACCTGGGCAGGATTCTATACTTACATTCAACTCCCTGAACATGTTCAACCTGATCAGGTTGAAACTGCGATTGCATCTACATTCGACAAATACACGGAAGAGAACTTTCCTGCCCCATATCTTCAACCCCTGAATGACATCTATTTTGAAAAGGCTCAAAAAGACATTGCTGCTACCGGAGATTTCAATTATGTAGTAATTCTGGCAACCATAGCAATCATTGTTTTAATAGTTGCCTGCATCAACTTTATGAACTTATCTACCGCTTATTCCACCATGCGGAAAAAAGAAGTAGGCATGCGAAAAGCGTTAGGGGCCCAACAAAGTCAGCTAATTGGTCAGTTTTTAGGCGAAGCGATTATTCTTAGCTTAATGGGCTTGTCTTTGGCTTTAATTCTGGTTGAAATCAGCCTGCCTTTTTTCAGCAATTTTACAGGAAACCCACTAACCATCCCTTACCAACAAAACTGGATGGCTATTACAGGGTTTTTCGGACTGGCCCTTTTAGTAGGTACGTTATCGGGCAGCTATCCTGCATTTTTCCTATCGAAATTTAGACCCGTTAGTATTTTAAAAAACACAGACAGAGCTTCTTCATCGGGCGGAAACCTTCGAAAAGGGTTGGTAGTCTTTCAATTCACTATTTCCATCTTTTTGATTGTAGCAGCCTTAACGGTTTATTCCCAAATCAACTTCATGCAAAAGAAAGACCTGGGTTTCAGTGATGAAAAAATCATTATTACCGGAGCTGAAAATTATCAAGCTATGAAAGCAGAACTGGAAAAGATGCCCGAAATAGAACTGGTTTCAGCGGCATATAATGTACCCGGACAGCGCCTGCCATTCTATCCCATCCGAACAGCCGAAATGGCTCCTGATTCTTTACCTACTATGCGAACTCTTAGGGTTAACCCCGGCTTCATGGAAACTCTAGGAATGGAAATGGCAATGGGCAGAGGTTTTGAAGAGAAAATTTCAACAGATGCTACACAGGCTTTTGTAATCAATCAGGCTGCGGCAAATTATCTTGGCTGGGATAATCCTATAGGCAGAGAATTATCATGGTATAATTTTAGTGAAGATGGTTCTTCTTTTGAAGTTGCCAAGCAGGGAGAAGTGATTGGCGTAGTTGACGATTTTAATTACGCCTCCCTCCACAACCCGGTTGAACCACTTGTTATTCATGTCAGCAATGACATTAATATGACTGTCATTAAGTTGAGCGCCGGAAGTACAGAACAGACGTTAGCTCAAATCAGAGAAACATGGAACAGCGTAACACCGGGAAGTCATTTCTGGTACTATTTCCTCAGTGATGATTTAGATCGACAGTATGGTGCCGAACAAAAGTTAGGACAGGTATTTGGTGGCCTCACCCTGCTCGCGCTATTTATTGCTTGCCTTGGATTATTTGGACTTACTACCTATTCTACTCAGCAAAGAACTAAAGAAATTGGTATCCGAAAAGTTATGGGAGCCGGAGTTAAACAGATCATTTTAATGCTGAATATTGAAGTTTTAAAAATGGTTGGATTATCGCTTCTAATCGCAATTCCCATAGCTTGGTATTTTATGAATCAATGGCTGGCAGACTTTGCTTATCGCATTGAAATTGGACCAATAATTTTCATTTTGGCAGGACTGTCTGCATTAGCAATCGCTCTGCTAACCGTTAGCTGGCAATCTATCAAAGCCGCCGTAACAAACCCCATAGAAAGTTTAAGAAGTGAATAAATTCAGTTACACAAGAACGGTGACTATTTTACAGCATATGTCTGTTTATTCACTGCTGACTGTACACTGAGAACTGATTACAAAAAAATGATCCAACTTAGAAACATAGACAAATACATCGACAAGCGGTTTCAACGCACCTTCATCCTGAAAGGAATTAATCTGGACATTGAGGAGGGGGAATTCATAACGATAATGGGGCCCAGCGGAGCAGGAAAATCAACCCTTCTAAATATTATTGGCTTTTTAGATGATGCTTCAGAAGGGGAATATACTTTCTTGGGTGAACCGGTTCATAACCTGAGCGAACGCAAAAAATCGGATTATCATAAGTCGCATATTGGTTTTGTATTTCAAGCCTATCATCTAATCGATGAGCTAACCGTATACGAAAATATTGAAATGCCGTTGTTGTATCGTAAAGTAAAAAGTAAACAGCGTAAAGCTATGGTTGCTGATATTCTGGACAGGTTCAATATTGTAGCTAAGAAAGATCTGTTCCCTCCACAACTTTCCGGCGGGCAACAACAGGTAGTGGGCGTCGCCCGAGCTATTATTGGAAGCCCAAAACTGCTTTTAGCTGATGAACCTACCGGGAACCTTCATTCCGAGCAAAGCGAGCAAATCATGGAGATGTTTAAGAAACTCAATGAAGAAGGGGTCACCATCATTCAGGTTACACATTCCGAAAAAATGGCTGACTACGGAAACAGGATTATAAACCTGCAGGATGGTGCTCTTGTAAAAGAAAATCCTTATAAGGAACCCGCAGAAAATTAACTACCAATCACCCTTAATTCAGCGACACGGGCATTTTCCTTGATATTACAGCCGGCTTCAGAAATCGTGATATTGATTGAAAAAATTCCGGATTCTTTATCAGTGGTAATCAAATAGGTATCAGCTACCACCCCAGCTTCTCTAAGGTGAGGATGTGGTGAAATGAGTGCAACCTTATTATCCAGGTCATTCAATGACTCATTGAAGATGATCTTATACGGACCTTCCCGAAGCTTCCACCATCCATAGTCATCATCCGCCTTTTGTTTTTCAGGGTTTAGTTTCTCGGTAGTTGCAGGCTTAAATTCACTGCCTCCAAAATCAAGGGTTCCGGCTCCTGTTATCTTATGGATCTCGTTAACCGTCAAGTCAAAATGATGTTCGTGTTGCTGAGTTTCTGCATAAATAACATTGCTGATATTGTCTAACCAGTTTCCTGATGGCAAGAAAGTCATAAAAACTCCTTTTTTACTTTTATTTTAATGTAAGTTTATAACAAATTCGAACCGGTTATCCATTTCAATGCTTCAGTTTATCAAAAAGCTTTTCAACGGTGATCAGGTACCACCAGAGCTTCCGCCCGAACCTGATTTTGCTTCCATCATAAAACAAATAAAAAAGCAGGAAGATACCGAAGAACTTCAGCCAGGGAAGAAAATACATGAGTTCGAATACCATCTTTTTTCCATTCGATTAGACCGGGATATCACCAAAAACTATCGCATTACTGTATTCCAGGGAAATGAACGCATCTACAGCTTTACCGTTTTTGTAGAGAAAAAAGAATTGGAGAAACTTGATAAAGCGTATCAGCATGTTATTTCCTTTTTGATGGGAGATCAGAGCATTTCCAGCCTTCCCGACAATGATTTGATAAAAGGATTTTACTTTGGAAATAGATAGCTCACACCGTCCAGAACCGAACAGTTGCTGTCTGTTTCCGAACGCTTTTCTCCCTCAGATACCCCTCTGTGCAAATTAAAGTGCGTTTTTCAGAAAATGGCATCTTTTTTGTCCCATTGACAGTATAATTGCCCGTTATTCACTTTAACCGGAGAAACCATGCATAATGTACGTGTTCAATTTACCGTCCCAAATGTAGAAAGCGTTGTTAACCTCGATGTTCATGTTAATGGCGAAAAGCGAAACCTGAAGTTCCGTGTCGAAACCTTTGACTGGCATTCAGAAAATGGAAGTTCTGAGGATTTAATCACTATCCTTAGGGATCGAATCATGAATTATGACTCTGAATGGGAACTCTATCACATCGGCTCACCGTTTGATGATAAAATTCCGGTAACCTTTCGATTTAAAAATCTAGAATGAATATATCTCCCTTGCGAGTCATTTTGCTTACATCTTATTTTTTGCTGTGTAATGCTTTTCTGTTTGCACAGCCTATTGAAAAGAACTCAATAGATAACCTTTTTGATGAAGCTGAATCAATAAATACACTGCGAAGCGTACTCATTCAACAAAATGGGGAATTACTGGGTGCAGAGTTTTTTCGCAATGCTTCTCCTGATTATCCCTACAACATAAAGTCAGCCTCAAAAAGCATTATTTCTCTTCTGACTGGTATCGCTGTAGATAAAGGTGATATTGCACTGGATGAAACTCTGGGAGATTATTTTCCGGAATACTTTGAAGAAAACCCAAACCCTAAAAAAGCACGTATCACCCTCCGGAACCTGCTTTCCATGCAATCCGGGTTAGAGACTACTAGTTTTTATAATTATGGTGCCTGGGTGATAAGCGATAACTGGGTCGAATTTCAACTTGATCAGCCTTTTGTGGAAGAACCAGGAGACACTATGGTCTACAGCACAGGCACCTCTCACCTTCTTTCAGTTATCATAGCCAAGGCAACCGGCATGAGTACAAAGGCCTTCGCAGAAGAGTATTTATTTGACCCATTGGATATCAACATCGGAGGGTGGGATCGTGACCCAAACGGTTTCTATATGGGCGGAAACAATATGGCTATGACGCCTGATGATTTATTGAAAATAGGTCAGCTTATGCTGAATGGCGGCACTTATAATGGCCAGCGTATTGTGTCCAAAGAGTGGGTGCGAGACTCTTTCAAAACCTACACCCGGAGTAATTATAATCCCTATGATTATGGATACATGTGGTGGAACCGACCCGTAGCTGGCTATAAGGTATTTTTTGCCTGGGGATTTGGCGGACAGTATATATTTATGATCCCTGAGCTAAACAGCGTTGCCGTTATTACTAACTCATTAAATGGTGCTACACAGCGCAGGACTTATAAAGAGCCCATATTTAACCTTCTGGAGAATAACATTATCCCCTTTCTTGAGAAACGGGCTTCCTAAAACATTCCCTTTGATTAAATTCCATTGCAACATTTATATGGGTTTACTCAAAACCAATAAGCCTTTATTTCTTTGCTTCATATTATGCTTTTTTAAATTGGCTGTTATTTTATCCCTTCTTTTTTTTGTAACAATCTGTAACCTCGGCACTCTAGTTATATGATACGTTGAGTCAGACTACTCTCACTTCACTTCTGACTCGCAAAATAAATATGGGACTTTAGTTGGATGTTTTGGTCTGTTGGCAAAGTGATAGGAATCGCTGATGTTTAAAAATTATCTTAAGGTTTCGATAAGAAATCTTATTAAAAATAAAGGATACTCTCTCATTAATATTTTGGGTTTGGCTATTGGCTTAGCCACCAGCATGTTAATCGTGCTTTATGTGCTTAATGAATGGAGCTACGATAAATTTCACCA is a window encoding:
- a CDS encoding ABC transporter ATP-binding protein; translated protein: MIQLRNIDKYIDKRFQRTFILKGINLDIEEGEFITIMGPSGAGKSTLLNIIGFLDDASEGEYTFLGEPVHNLSERKKSDYHKSHIGFVFQAYHLIDELTVYENIEMPLLYRKVKSKQRKAMVADILDRFNIVAKKDLFPPQLSGGQQQVVGVARAIIGSPKLLLADEPTGNLHSEQSEQIMEMFKKLNEEGVTIIQVTHSEKMADYGNRIINLQDGALVKENPYKEPAEN
- a CDS encoding dCTP deaminase yields the protein MTFLPSGNWLDNISNVIYAETQQHEHHFDLTVNEIHKITGAGTLDFGGSEFKPATTEKLNPEKQKADDDYGWWKLREGPYKIIFNESLNDLDNKVALISPHPHLREAGVVADTYLITTDKESGIFSINITISEAGCNIKENARVAELRVIGS
- a CDS encoding ABC transporter permease, which produces MLKNYFKIAIRNLTRNKVFGFISILGLAVGITGATLLYLYVDNELGYDAFYEKSDQIYRVVEIDDSQGQRTRYYGQTAPVLGSTLEENFPEIEKLVRVYQPIGHVDMEWKGEALSERNWLMADPAFFELFDFEVVQGDISTALSEPNSVVISEKKAQQLFGNQNPIGEVLTFSNLGDNTVTAVVKNVPDNSHLQFDLLFSRRNSNINWQEYLSSWDRYGAYTYLLLGEEANMVSFETKLDGFIESQQATNENARNFYLQPITDIYFNSQEIEFGIESAHGNIFYIYVFSAIGIFLLLIAGINYMNLATALSVQRGKEIGIRKAAGAEKRQLIGQFLSESVVIALLACIGSYFLIELLLPYFNQLTGKSFSITSDSFGYIALVLLGIGLFLGISSGSYPAFYLALIKPIRVLKTNTEIKGGNLTLRKVLVIAQFSLSIILIIGTLAAYKQIDYIRTADLGFEEEQMLVMDINSGNTRARFDAMKQEIAKLTDIQDVAVSSRVPGEWKNITQTFTRSGQSSTADSVQTYFMSFDEDMLQLYNINLVSGRNFTGNKLTDSLTVLLNQTAVKALNLDEPIGKTLRLTGVEEPVRVVGVVEDFNYQSLHQQVAPLLIGYWANPVQSIDYFSVKFSAKANIPAAIEELKKIHGQFDPASAMEYHFLDQQIEQMYQADVRAGRLFAIGGGVTIFIACLGLFGLALFSTQQRIKEIGIRKVLGATTPQILMLLTTDFMKLVAIAFLLAIPVGWIVMNNWLQNFAYHADLGIGIFVLGGLGVLIISLLTVSSQSIKASMSNPIKSLRSE
- a CDS encoding serine hydrolase — translated: MNISPLRVILLTSYFLLCNAFLFAQPIEKNSIDNLFDEAESINTLRSVLIQQNGELLGAEFFRNASPDYPYNIKSASKSIISLLTGIAVDKGDIALDETLGDYFPEYFEENPNPKKARITLRNLLSMQSGLETTSFYNYGAWVISDNWVEFQLDQPFVEEPGDTMVYSTGTSHLLSVIIAKATGMSTKAFAEEYLFDPLDINIGGWDRDPNGFYMGGNNMAMTPDDLLKIGQLMLNGGTYNGQRIVSKEWVRDSFKTYTRSNYNPYDYGYMWWNRPVAGYKVFFAWGFGGQYIFMIPELNSVAVITNSLNGATQRRTYKEPIFNLLENNIIPFLEKRAS
- a CDS encoding ABC transporter permease, whose protein sequence is MIRNYIKIAFRHLVKNKSYTFINTVGLGVGLAACIIIGLWVNYELSYDDYHTDSERIYRVLNGDIAATPPTLAPALKNDYPEIVQDVVRFWPIKSPSDIISKDKQFAERNITFTDPEIFNVFTHPLVLGNKETALSSSNQIVISESMAEKYFSTESPLGKTLTMWGRDLEVTGVFEDVPLNSHHRYEFLVPIELLETFMGSMMENWTWAGFYTYIQLPEHVQPDQVETAIASTFDKYTEENFPAPYLQPLNDIYFEKAQKDIAATGDFNYVVILATIAIIVLIVACINFMNLSTAYSTMRKKEVGMRKALGAQQSQLIGQFLGEAIILSLMGLSLALILVEISLPFFSNFTGNPLTIPYQQNWMAITGFFGLALLVGTLSGSYPAFFLSKFRPVSILKNTDRASSSGGNLRKGLVVFQFTISIFLIVAALTVYSQINFMQKKDLGFSDEKIIITGAENYQAMKAELEKMPEIELVSAAYNVPGQRLPFYPIRTAEMAPDSLPTMRTLRVNPGFMETLGMEMAMGRGFEEKISTDATQAFVINQAAANYLGWDNPIGRELSWYNFSEDGSSFEVAKQGEVIGVVDDFNYASLHNPVEPLVIHVSNDINMTVIKLSAGSTEQTLAQIRETWNSVTPGSHFWYYFLSDDLDRQYGAEQKLGQVFGGLTLLALFIACLGLFGLTTYSTQQRTKEIGIRKVMGAGVKQIILMLNIEVLKMVGLSLLIAIPIAWYFMNQWLADFAYRIEIGPIIFILAGLSALAIALLTVSWQSIKAAVTNPIESLRSE
- a CDS encoding ABC transporter permease, with amino-acid sequence MLKNYFKIAFRNLFKNKVYSFINIFGLAVGIACCLLIGLYVHNEWSYDEFHSSSDRLYRAWVHEDYGNDEIYFNSVTPLILASTLENNIPEVEKTSRFASFSNLVKKPDQTESTSEIISIADPSFFEMFDFEIIRGDVASFKDNPGTVIITERIAQQFFGEENPVQQTLSIQIGETFNNFTVVAVAEDPPTNSSIQFNILIPFSNDTKIYSNGALTNWFNVSAETYVLLREKSQMDEIDKKMQSMMITELGNRYGDEFNQGDLSYTVGLQPITDIHLNTDIPVGIANVSDPVYSYILGGIALLILLIACVNFITLAISRSTSRAKEVGVRKTIGAVRQHIMFQFWGEALLMTFFALATGILFAELLLPQFNMLSGTKLQLTFSGSFIIYFLIGAFVVSLIAGIYPALVLSGFKPVEVLKGRLNLSGDKNSFRQSMVVFQFTLSIALIAGTLIITKQLDYLRSTDLGYQKEQVVVLTTDLNAGPGTPLMKTIEDGMRLKERLESELANTPEITSFSLSSFTPVQSGGWISADFRDQNEQKRYFNFNIVDHVFLDTYEINILSGRNFSINNPSDQRRAILVNQALVDDYGWQNPIGQRLPGPNFEDHEIIGVIENFHYESLHKEVEPLALTINPNILFSGIENVGFNASPTPRISIRFTSENLPSLMSQIEESWTLAAAGTPFNYTFVDQAVDNQYQQEERLSKIVFFGSALAIIIACLGLFGLASLMVIRRTKEIGVRKVLGASSGHIVFLLNKEFTKLVAIAFVIASPIAWYGMNIWLQDFAYRIELGVGIFLISGLLTLVVAWFTVSYQSVKATLINPTESLRSE